The Quercus lobata isolate SW786 chromosome 4, ValleyOak3.0 Primary Assembly, whole genome shotgun sequence genome segment CCTTACTTATGAGTTGCTGGTTTCCAAGCCTTCTGATCCCTTTTCTGCATCATTAGGTGGCTAACATGCACATATTTGTTATTGTTCCTTGTGTTTCTAGGCATGCCCCCTTGAACTATCTTAATCCCAACCTAGATTTGCTACATGTCTCGAGGATCCCAGGCTCCTGGGAATCCCTAGGTATCCTGACCCAATTCTTTTCCTGAGCTCCCTAGCGATTTTTCTGACCTTTGAGGACTGGGTCGAGCTTTTTCTTTCCCTTGCTTCATGAGGTTTGAAGCTTGCCCATTCGTGGATTTGGGTTTCTCCTTATGAACCCTTAATGGGTTTAgacctctctttctttttctttattgaaagCCCAAATGTTTTACTTTCCTAGATTTCAATCCTTTGTGTTATTTTGGGCCTTGGTACAacattgtgatttttttggacctcaacaacAATCTTTTAAAGAATGTATACAATTGTATATATTCAATATGCACAATTTGTCTAAGAATGTATGGAATTTTATACATTCAAAGTAGATAAatttcaaagaatatacataATTTCATACATTCGACGTactcaatttttcaattttgtatactcaacgtacacaatttttcaaagaaggtACACTATTCTATATATTCAAAGTAcactaattttcaaaaaagatatacaattatgtatattcaatattcacaaattttttaaaaatatacacaatTCTATATGTTAAatgttcacaattttttaattgtgtgcATTCAATGTACACTATTTGTCAAAGAAtgtatacatttatatatatattcaatatatattaaatatatataaattttcaaagaaagtaCACAATTCTGCACACttaatgtaaacaattttcaataaatgtatacaattttgtatattcaaagtcacaaattttcaattttatactttcaatgtttctaatttttcaaacaatgtacacaattttgttGTACATTTAACatacacaaattttcaattttgtgcaTTCAATGCacataatttatcaaaaaatgtacacaattttgtatattcaaagcatacattttttttcacaaaaagtACATAATTctgtatatttaatgtacacaaattttcaattcggtacattgtttgaaaaattgatGTCTCAGGTCTAATTGCAGCTGTAAAGAGCAAAATGGACTAACGGATTCCTTTTCCATGCATCAGTTAAAGGGGAGATTGCAATGTGCAATTTTTCAGTTGTCTGCAACTGAAGGATAATTTGCAAGCCACAAGTAGCAATAGTTTCCAACTGCTAggtaataaaaaatcatttctttAGCCTTGTAAATTTGGCAATTAAGATGAAGAAGTAATCACCAAAAGTGAtggtaataaattttataagctCAAGAAATTGATGcatggaaaaaaatttacactCATTACGatggaattttcttgcaaaaCTACATttataacaagaaaaaaattgaaatagataCATCGCGAAGCGAAGGATTTTTATGGATTTATCTGGTGCTCAACTGGTCAGTTGAGAGATTTGCATTAAAGAGAGAAGAGGGCAAAATGTTTCTCAAGTTGTAATTATATCAATAGAAATAGCACACATTTTTCTGTGCAAAATTCTCTTCACTCATGCTATGAAATGGGCTTCTTGAATTCTGGAAAATTTTATGATAATGCATATATCTACAGCAAGGTTACAAACATAACTTTACAAGCTTGAAATTGAACTTCCTTTTGGAAAGAAAAGCTGGAATAAAACTGTCTATTTAGTCATCAGATTTTGTGAAATCAATTTGGTTattcttcttcatttagaagtaAATCTGCTGCACTACGGCGTTTCTGGTCACCTTGGACCTCACACTTTTTCTGATCTTGGGTGTCATCATTATCCGTCTTCATAAAATGGAAGCCCATTATATACCTATACTCTCCTGTCCCAAGGCAGCGGGAGCAGTAGCCGAGACCACTTCCGCCACAAGTCCTGCACCTGCAATAGTGATTCAAGACAGTTGATGGAAGGCCAAAATTGGATGAAGTAATCATCAAATGCACTCGTAAAAAGAGTTCCATATGTCACCATTTTGGCCATTCCCCTTTAGGAAGCATTGCTAAACGAACATGGTTTGTCCTTCCTGTGTTAtccaaagaaaagaatataaaattagcagcttaggaaaaaataaattgatgatGTGTTGAGATGTAAAAACTCAATGGCACACTTTTGACATGATTtatgcaacttaaatttcaaaaaactcaaGGTTCTTGTTATGCTATGAGAATTCAGGTTCCAATTAAAAATGTTCACTATCTATAACTTGAGATGCCAAGAACTAATAAAGCATAATGGCATAACAATGCAGATCTATGTTCTAGTCCCTAGTTGAGATCAAATGGTGTCTTTATGGACTAATTCCAACAAACTCTAGtctgaagaaaaaataaaagctaagcATACTACTGTTTATAGGCACAGCCGCACAGGCACCTAAGCAACACTAGCTGAGCCAAGTCAGCATTTCTCATGTCAAATTAAAATCAGGGAATTGAGATGTTTATATGAGAATTTTGGAATTGTCCTCGTTCAAAGGCAAGATGAGTTAATGATTGACCTCATAGAAATGGACCTATAACTGAATTAATGTACGTGTTTGTGCGTGAGAGAGAGACCTCTTCCACAACAATGGTGGCAATCAACCCTTCCGCTCCCTTGGCAGACTACACAAGGTGGATCaggcttctttcttttttctttccgaACATTTGACTGCAACAACCAAGATGTATCTAATATATTAGTAACATAACTTTAAGGCAACAGCCAAGAGGCATTCAATACAATGAATCACGGAAAACACCTTTTCAACAGGAATTGAGATATTAAGAGGCATGGATTAGAAGCTTCCTAGTCATAACATAAGCTCTTGAAATTGTAGGGACTAAGGTCTTATTGAGATGAAAAGTATTTCTTAGCAGACTTGAGGACAAGGATATTGTACACATATTCCACGTCTGTCCAAGATTAACAGAGTAGAACTTTACACTCCCGCAATCCCAAACTACATAGGGCAATTACCTAATATAGGCGAAAATTTAAGTTAATTTACAAATTCtaccaagagccttgtagctcaactagcaTCTTCTGGTATTTCTAATAGAGGCATCTAAGGTTCAAATTCTCCCTCCCCCGTTGTAACTtattgaatttatcaaaacattTATCCTTTATATATCTCATTGTGACTGAGCAACATAACCTACTCTTAAACTCCATTAAGAGGTAGAGCATTTGTGCTCATCAATTATCAAGATGTCAATAAATTACACCTTTATGGAAAATGTCTAGATAATTTGAAGTTCAATACTCCAAAAAACCCCCAAAGTGAAAGATTTCCTGGTACTCCACGAGCTAAGCAAGGGCATAACTGTTTCCATGAATTTGCAAGTTAGGACAGGATGTTGTTGTTATCTCAGTTTGGATTGGGTAAACAAGTTAACAGTCACATATGGCTACTGCTTTGATATACTTAGAATGGAGAAGTGACTGCAAGGGCGGTAGATAATGACATAATTGGTTACAGATGTTCAtcctatggcgtccgctcctgactccaaatctctttcttttttaatttttaaatttttttttttaggtaacaaaaaaaatttattaataaaaaaaactagccAACCTGAGTACATTGAAGATGTATTATGGGAGCAACAATCAAGaaccaaaattacaatgataaaataaaacaggaagggaaaaacaagaaaaatggtACAGAGCCACGCTCCAGACAAtgagtgggttccagttaataTGAGCCatctcactttttattttattttattttattatatatatactgttTGGTTAAcaatttgaaacttgaatttcaaaacaaatactatttatttttgtttataagcAGCACAGAAAACAGGGCGTTAGGATAAGAGAACTTGCCTCAGTTCTGACGACCAAAGATGGCTTAGTGAAGGAGAGATAAGGCAAGTGCGGCGAGGGTTTCGGATTCCGTGGAGGAGGAGCTGGTGCGCCGTTGGATTTCGCCGCCTCCAATCGGACGGCGGCTGCTATTGAGCCCACTGCTCTCCCTGCCATTCTTTCTAATCCCCCTATCAAAACAATGCTTTTTTTCTGTTATTagtttttgagttttaacaATTCCGCCGCaaattgcatttttctttttacaaaaaaatcagaaaacgACGTGTCGTTTAACCATGCCCTTTATAATACGAGCCAATTCTTATATCTTTGGGACTTTCATTTTTCATACAGTAAGGGAAGAGCTgagcttcaaaaaaaaaaaaaaaaagaggtacaatttctctctctctatctctctctctctctctttttacaTAACCCAGATTGTAATTCTTGTGTTCATTTTTCATGTTCTATCATttacttttccttcttttgattttgatttagtaGCGTTTTTTTAATCAGTGATGGAAATGTGGATCATATTTGGAGCTATAAGGTCATAGTAACACATGATTATAGAAAGATGCAACTTGCTTTCAAAAAACTACTATTAGTAGTCATATTATTCACTCTTGTATTTTTGCTTAAATCGGGGGAATGAGGATTCAAATCTTGGGGCTCTTCCCATAAGTGAGACCAGTAAAATGACACTGAACCACAAGactcttgttttttatttattagtactCGTTTAATTTAGCCTGCCTTTTTTGCCCATTAAGCTAATTTGCAAACATATAAGTCATGTGACTACTTTTAGAGCTTGAGTATTTGAGACTTGAGTTCGAATGTGAAAAACTCGGGTCTCTAAAACTTGAGTTTCACTAGAAACttgaaatatatacatatatatatatatatatatatatatatattctcatgaTTTTCTCCATGAAACTCGTGTCTCTAAGTTCCAAAATTGGCCATATAAACTAATATGTTTGCAAAATTAGCTTAACTGgcaaatgtaaataaataaataaaccattttagacGAAACAACAGTAAAATTTATGCTATTACTTAATAAGCTTACATGTTCTTgcatattttctggtgtttgggaATGCTACATTACAAATAGAAGAATAACAAGAATGCCTTCACTCGTGCTGTTTTGTTAATCGTAGAATTTATAGTTGTAGAATTACTAACACCTAAGGCAGTTGATCCTTGTTGATGCATTGCCATTTGGTTAAGCCAGAACAATGCAGCAATAAAGTTAAAAGATAGGGAAATAAATATAGAGAGCTTAGGAATCAGCACTTAGTCCTGCTTGGAAAATAGCAtcaagcataaaaaaaattactagaaGTCGGTACTTAGGGTTGGTCATAGTCAACACAGACCATGGAGATTTTATTACATCAAAATAATCCTCATCTAACAGGAGACTAGGAGTACTAAATTCTAAGAGAAATTCTAATTCTAATTACCATAGGATACACTAAATgacttattacaaaaataaacttaactataaataaaaatactaatcGACCCAATTAAATACTAGGAcctaaataaaatacaattgatcaagaaaaatacaattgaattgaaaaacaaaacaaaacaaaattagaataatCTTCTCTTTAAATACTCTTTTGCATCACTTGTCCTCCTAATTCATGACCGGGAGAATATTCAATCTATTTATGCAAGTTGCTGTTACTGATACGATCAATCTGTCTTGCTCCACCAAATTTAACATCTGAGGAATCTTTGAAGTGGGATTTAATTATGAGTATTTGCTAAGTTGTTGAAATTTTGTGATCTTGAGGAATACTCCTTTATGAGTTTAGAGAAGAACGAATCTGGTCGTTCTAGTAGCTTTCCTGGTGTGTCATATTCTGCAATTCTTCCTGTTCAAGCAAGAGTCCTTCAGTCTTTCTTTCAATACTTTCATGATAAATTTTaacacgtgtgtgtgtgtgaaagagagacagagagagataCTTGCCTTCACTGAGGACCAAAACAAGATCACTATCTATAACCGTGTGGATTCTGTGGGCTATAGTGACAACTGTCCGATTTGTGAACTCTTGACTAAT includes the following:
- the LOC115987151 gene encoding uncharacterized protein LOC115987151 produces the protein MAGRAVGSIAAAVRLEAAKSNGAPAPPPRNPKPSPHLPYLSFTKPSLVVRTESNVRKEKRKKPDPPCVVCQGSGRVDCHHCCGRGRTNHVRLAMLPKGEWPKWCRTCGGSGLGYCSRCLGTGEYRYIMGFHFMKTDNDDTQDQKKCEVQGDQKRRSAADLLLNEEE